The genomic DNA AGTCAAGCAAAGCATCGAAGTCTTCTCTATTTATTGCATTGTCTGCTTCTTCTATTAAATGTTTAAGTTCATTTTTATCCATGGTTACCTCCCCTTAAAAAATGGTTTTCCCTTACGCTATATAAAATTCTCTCGCTCCTGACAAGTGATAACACGTCATCAAATAGAAAATACAAATTGGATTAACTTACGTCTATTATGAACGAAAACAGGCGCTAGCATTATGCTGACGCCTATGTTTTTGTTATTTTTTTTATGCAATGGGTCTAATGACTCTAAGTTTGCTTCACTGCCCAAAAAAGAGATACTAGTCTATTGGAAGCATTGCTCTAATTTCTTAAAAGGGGATTTTTAAACATATACTTCAATTGCAATTTTATATAAAAATAGTTGTATTTGAGGATAAGTTAAATCCTTCGGAAACAAATAATAATTACAATCTACTAATAACATCTTTTACTTCATCCAAAGAATTAACCACTGATACTTGATCAGGCAGCAAAGAACGCTGATGGTCACCACGATCAATCAAGATTCCTCTTATACCGGCATTCATAGCTCCAACCATATCCTTTTCTACACTATCCCCCACATATATGGCTTCTTCCTTGCTCACGCCTAATTGCGTAAGGCAAGCTTCAAAAATAGCTGGCTGTGGCTTTGCTATACCAAAATCGCCAGATATAAGAATAGACAAAAACTCGTTTATGATCCCGGTATTGTTCAACTTACGTTGTTGCTGGGCTAAATCGCCATTTGAGACCACTCCAAGCAAGTAACCCCTCAGTGATTCCAGACAACTCATTACATCATTGTATAAACACCAGTTTGACTCATATTCTGCAAGATATTCTTGAAACAAAGGTTCTACTTCGTTTTTAGGTATGTTCTGTCCGAATTTGTCGAACACGGCTTGAACACGCAATATTCGTTGAGTATCGAAATCCAACTCGCCAGCCAGATATCGTTCAAAATGATGTTCTGATTGCTTATGCCACTCTTCAATAAAAGCATCAACAGGCATTCCATTTAGTTGATGCTTGCGATGTATCTGATATAAAGCCTTGTTCTCTGCGTCATAATTATCTATCATTGTGCCATCAATATCAAACAATATTGCTTTTATCAATCAAACCACTCCTCACAATGAAAAAATAAATTCTGCTCTTTGGAACTCAGGTTAATAATACTCTGTATTCCTATAAAAGCGAAAAACTCCCGCCGGATTTAGGGACGACGGGGTCAGGTTGTTGACACACTTATCGCCTCAGCACCTGAAACTCTGTCAAACGCCTGACAAAGGCTACCACTAAAAGACGATGGGGTCAGGCTTGAGTTATATAAAAAAATCGACTTATTTA from Pelorhabdus rhamnosifermentans includes the following:
- a CDS encoding HAD family hydrolase, which encodes MIKAILFDIDGTMIDNYDAENKALYQIHRKHQLNGMPVDAFIEEWHKQSEHHFERYLAGELDFDTQRILRVQAVFDKFGQNIPKNEVEPLFQEYLAEYESNWCLYNDVMSCLESLRGYLLGVVSNGDLAQQQRKLNNTGIINEFLSILISGDFGIAKPQPAIFEACLTQLGVSKEEAIYVGDSVEKDMVGAMNAGIRGILIDRGDHQRSLLPDQVSVVNSLDEVKDVISRL